Proteins from a genomic interval of Nocardia sp. BMG51109:
- a CDS encoding GbsR/MarR family transcriptional regulator — protein MSPEESEFVDRLGLFFQMTGGSRTMGRVYGWLLICDPPQQSLTELADALSVSKASVSTVARQLHDGGLVERLPSTNRQHTYRVAPGGFTSVMNAQLARMQIGIDAAEFGLSVLGEERPEQRERLRDLRDFYQFLVQDFQDEFMRRWTTYRESRRQT, from the coding sequence GTGTCGCCGGAGGAGTCCGAGTTCGTCGACCGTCTCGGCCTGTTCTTCCAGATGACGGGCGGGTCGCGGACGATGGGCCGGGTCTACGGATGGCTGCTGATCTGCGATCCGCCGCAGCAGTCGCTGACCGAGCTGGCCGACGCACTGTCGGTGAGCAAGGCCTCGGTCAGCACCGTGGCGCGCCAGCTGCACGACGGCGGCCTGGTCGAGCGGCTGCCGAGCACGAACCGTCAGCACACCTATCGGGTCGCACCGGGCGGGTTCACCAGCGTGATGAATGCCCAGCTGGCCCGGATGCAGATCGGTATCGACGCCGCGGAGTTCGGGCTGTCCGTGCTGGGCGAGGAGCGCCCGGAACAGCGCGAACGACTCCGGGATCTGCGCGACTTCTACCAGTTCCTCGTACAGGACTTTCAGGACGAGTTCATGCGGCGGTGGACGACCTACCGCGAGTCCAGGAGGCAGACATGA